A region from the Tahibacter amnicola genome encodes:
- a CDS encoding arginyltransferase yields the protein MKSDVVRLFQTLPHDCGYYVDRTAQNLVIDPSAPNLSAIYGLALARGFRRAGGHVYHPHCVGCQACVPCRLAVGEFQPTRSQRRCLKRNADLSTRIAPARFTDEYFDLYSRYLAGRHRDGGMDHPSPDDFGRFLYTDWSPTRFLEIRRDNDLLGVAVTDICAEGLSAVYTFYDPAESSRGLGTFGILAQIEWARLARLPHLYLGYWINRHPKMDYKRLFQPMEVMRHGQWRPFAEHDAPNRPE from the coding sequence ATGAAATCCGACGTCGTCCGCCTGTTCCAGACGCTGCCGCATGACTGCGGCTACTACGTCGACCGGACAGCCCAGAACCTGGTCATTGACCCCAGCGCGCCAAACCTGTCGGCGATCTACGGCCTGGCGCTCGCGCGGGGTTTCCGTCGCGCTGGCGGCCATGTCTATCACCCGCACTGCGTCGGCTGCCAGGCCTGCGTACCGTGCCGGCTGGCAGTGGGCGAATTCCAGCCCACCCGAAGCCAGCGGCGCTGCCTCAAGCGCAATGCGGACCTGAGCACGCGCATCGCACCGGCGCGCTTCACCGACGAGTATTTCGATCTCTACTCACGCTATCTGGCCGGGCGTCACCGCGATGGCGGCATGGATCATCCCTCGCCAGACGATTTCGGGCGCTTCCTGTACACCGACTGGAGCCCGACGCGATTCCTGGAGATCCGGCGCGACAACGATCTGCTCGGCGTTGCCGTGACCGATATCTGCGCCGAGGGGCTATCGGCCGTCTACACGTTCTACGACCCCGCCGAGTCGAGCCGGGGGCTGGGCACCTTCGGTATTCTGGCCCAGATCGAATGGGCACGGCTGGCGCGTTTGCCGCACCTGTACCTGGGTTACTGGATCAACCGGCATCCCAAGATGGACTACAAGCGACTGTTCCAGCCGATGGAAGTGATGCGGCACGGCCAATGGCGCCCCTTTGCCGAGCACGATGCGCCCAATCGGCCGGAATAG
- a CDS encoding bifunctional serine/threonine-protein kinase/formylglycine-generating enzyme family protein produces the protein MAVAPGIPFDIPGYRIARQLGQGGMATVYLATQTSLGRQVAIKVLAAERTPSNELIKRFENEARTIARLDHPNIVSIYDVGRASTGQLYYTLPYLPNGDLSTRRNIQDQRVILGILRGLAQALAYAHEQGIVHRDVKPENVLFDKLDRPLLADFGIALARYSDIRMTREGATLGSTGYMSPEQARGHVIDGRSDLYSLGVIAYELLTGDLPFHGPDALSVALAHVEQAVPRLPPTRRVWQPLIDKALAKDPNDRFQDAAAFLRCLEQIEGDLDGRRKPVATAIGWRERLSAIPASFWVGASVVVGTSLLLAMLLWPGAEAPSNGTVIATGAPAVAPQPTDKPAEPPEPARAGADVAGLLATAKSNLDQGKLVTPAGDNAAEGYFAVRAADATNAEATAGLVAVLQALGRQADEAIAKGDSDSVRQLHEQARMLSERAVLRSTPDWPQYLAARRSAFEQQVAAGLQARDPAALERLQAVADTFVQDDPAFGEHWRQAQRSLAPASPPIDTTTISADAGGPELVLVPAVIDGRSLDHAFAMTRNEVTRGEYAAFAKATGRAEANCREPMKILSRFRKLSWRNPDFVQQENEPVVCVSWQDAFAYARWLSQRTGATYRLPTESEWQHATHSIGRGNICELGNVADSTMGGRFTLADRHKCNDGNAHTASVGRYRSTALGINDLVGNVAEWTLDCGAGGALDRLMKPDACPERIFRGTSWRDGPNDSTSTRRGSSDPDIGYTTVGIRLVRELDGAAGASTAGR, from the coding sequence ATGGCCGTCGCCCCGGGCATACCCTTCGACATTCCCGGCTACCGTATCGCACGCCAGCTGGGACAAGGCGGCATGGCCACCGTGTACCTGGCGACGCAGACATCGCTCGGCCGGCAGGTTGCGATCAAGGTCCTCGCCGCCGAGCGCACGCCCAGCAATGAACTGATCAAGCGCTTCGAGAACGAGGCGCGCACCATCGCGCGCCTGGATCACCCCAATATCGTCAGCATCTACGATGTCGGACGCGCCTCTACCGGCCAGCTGTACTACACCCTGCCCTACCTGCCCAACGGCGACCTGTCGACCCGCCGCAATATCCAGGATCAACGCGTCATCCTGGGCATCCTGCGCGGGCTGGCACAGGCCCTGGCGTATGCACATGAACAGGGCATCGTCCACCGCGATGTCAAGCCCGAGAACGTCCTGTTCGACAAACTGGACCGGCCGCTGCTGGCGGATTTCGGCATCGCGCTGGCCCGCTACAGCGACATCCGCATGACCCGCGAGGGCGCGACCCTCGGCTCGACCGGCTACATGAGTCCCGAGCAGGCCCGCGGCCATGTGATCGATGGACGTTCCGATCTGTACAGCCTCGGCGTCATCGCCTATGAACTCCTGACCGGCGACCTGCCTTTCCATGGGCCGGACGCGCTGTCGGTGGCGCTGGCCCACGTCGAGCAGGCGGTCCCGCGGTTGCCGCCGACGCGGCGCGTCTGGCAGCCCCTGATCGACAAGGCCCTGGCAAAGGACCCCAACGACCGCTTCCAGGACGCCGCCGCCTTCCTGCGTTGCCTGGAGCAGATCGAAGGTGACCTCGACGGCCGCCGCAAACCCGTTGCGACGGCGATTGGCTGGCGCGAGCGGCTCTCGGCAATACCCGCCAGTTTCTGGGTCGGCGCCAGCGTGGTCGTGGGCACATCGCTGCTCCTGGCAATGTTGCTCTGGCCCGGCGCCGAGGCGCCTTCCAACGGAACGGTGATTGCCACCGGCGCACCCGCCGTCGCGCCCCAGCCGACGGACAAACCGGCCGAACCGCCGGAACCGGCGCGCGCGGGAGCCGACGTTGCCGGCCTGCTGGCAACGGCGAAATCCAACCTCGACCAGGGCAAGCTGGTCACCCCCGCCGGCGACAACGCGGCCGAAGGCTATTTCGCCGTGCGGGCCGCCGACGCCACCAACGCCGAGGCCACGGCCGGGCTGGTAGCCGTACTGCAGGCACTCGGGCGGCAGGCCGACGAGGCGATCGCAAAGGGTGACAGTGACAGCGTGCGCCAACTGCACGAACAGGCGCGCATGCTCAGCGAGCGCGCCGTTCTGCGCTCCACGCCCGACTGGCCCCAGTACCTGGCCGCACGCCGCAGCGCCTTCGAGCAACAGGTCGCGGCGGGCCTGCAGGCGAGGGATCCGGCCGCGCTGGAACGGCTGCAAGCAGTGGCCGACACGTTCGTGCAGGACGATCCGGCCTTTGGCGAACACTGGCGCCAGGCGCAACGCTCGCTCGCGCCGGCGAGCCCGCCCATCGACACGACCACCATCAGCGCCGACGCCGGCGGGCCCGAGCTCGTGCTGGTGCCAGCTGTCATTGACGGACGCAGCCTCGATCACGCCTTCGCCATGACCCGCAACGAAGTCACACGCGGTGAATACGCGGCATTCGCCAAGGCCACCGGCCGCGCCGAGGCCAATTGCCGCGAGCCGATGAAGATCCTTTCGCGCTTCCGCAAGCTCAGCTGGCGCAATCCGGATTTCGTCCAGCAGGAAAACGAACCGGTCGTGTGCGTCAGCTGGCAGGATGCATTCGCCTATGCGCGCTGGCTCAGCCAGCGAACCGGTGCAACTTACCGACTGCCGACCGAGAGCGAATGGCAGCACGCCACCCACAGTATCGGCCGGGGCAACATCTGCGAACTGGGGAACGTGGCCGACAGCACCATGGGGGGACGCTTCACCCTGGCCGACCGGCACAAGTGCAACGACGGCAACGCGCACACCGCAAGCGTGGGCCGCTACCGTTCCACTGCCCTGGGTATCAACGACCTGGTCGGCAACGTCGCCGAGTGGACTCTCGACTGCGGCGCCGGCGGCGCGCTGGACCGGTTGATGAAACCGGATGCCTGCCCCGAGCGGATCTTCCGCGGCACGTCCTGGCGCGACGGCCCGAACGATTCCACCAGCACGCGGCGCGGGTCCAGCGACCCGGACATCGGCTACACCACCGTTGGCATCCGGCTCGTGCGGGAACTGGACGGTGCAGCCGGCGCCTCGACGGCCGGCCGCTGA
- the tesB gene encoding acyl-CoA thioesterase II — MTSVVHELIDLLALERLEDNLFRGQSRDIGTKYVFGGQVLGQALSAAQKTVDAPRQAHSLHAYFLRAGDIDAPIVYSVERTRDGNSFSVRRVVAIQHGQPIFTCSVSFQVDEGGVEHQLSMPEVPKPEDLEPPASIAPEELAKIPVKLQRWLGMKGPFEFRPVYPRNEVKPPKRPPYQQVWFRLADKAPDSPELHRAMLAYASDFHLVGTATFPHGISYFQPNVQMASLDHALWFHRPFRADQWLLYACDSPTAQNARGLARGLIYSQDGQLVASTAQEGLIRLTGS; from the coding sequence ATGACGTCCGTGGTGCACGAACTGATCGACCTTCTGGCGCTTGAACGCCTGGAAGACAACCTCTTCCGCGGCCAGAGCCGGGATATAGGCACCAAGTACGTGTTCGGCGGCCAGGTACTCGGCCAGGCACTGTCAGCCGCGCAGAAGACCGTGGACGCGCCGCGCCAGGCCCATTCGCTGCACGCTTACTTCCTGCGTGCCGGCGACATCGACGCGCCAATCGTGTACTCGGTCGAACGTACCCGCGACGGAAACAGTTTCTCGGTCCGCCGCGTGGTCGCCATCCAGCACGGCCAACCGATCTTCACCTGTTCGGTCAGCTTCCAGGTCGACGAAGGCGGGGTCGAACACCAGCTGTCGATGCCGGAAGTACCCAAGCCCGAAGATCTTGAGCCACCCGCGTCCATTGCGCCGGAGGAACTGGCGAAAATCCCGGTGAAACTGCAACGCTGGCTGGGCATGAAGGGGCCGTTCGAGTTCCGGCCGGTGTACCCGCGCAACGAAGTGAAGCCACCCAAGCGCCCGCCGTACCAGCAGGTGTGGTTCAGGCTCGCGGACAAGGCGCCGGATTCGCCCGAACTGCACCGCGCGATGCTGGCCTATGCGTCCGACTTCCACCTGGTGGGAACGGCCACGTTTCCGCACGGGATCTCGTATTTCCAGCCCAATGTGCAGATGGCCAGCCTGGACCACGCGCTCTGGTTCCACCGCCCGTTCCGCGCCGACCAGTGGCTGCTGTACGCCTGCGATAGCCCGACCGCGCAGAACGCGCGCGGACTGGCGCGCGGCCTGATCTATTCGCAGGACGGCCAGCTGGTCGCAAGCACGGCACAGGAAGGCTTGATCCGGCTGACCGGCAGCTGA
- a CDS encoding M15 family metallopeptidase → MRERFIDTPEGIALPRLADRHRRDELSRQAGALGVPADYGDRHGLRVVAEARVLRFIGYDLYDRPQWLAPRAARAWFAMRQAAAVAMVELHVVSAFRSVDYQFGLLQRKLDRGQSMDDILAVSAAPGYSEHHTGRALDLTTPGFAVLEEEFEHSPAFAWLQRHAPGYGFHLSFPRDNPHGIAYEPWHWCWRPLRRG, encoded by the coding sequence ATGCGTGAACGCTTTATCGATACACCGGAAGGCATTGCCCTGCCCCGCCTGGCCGACCGCCACCGCCGCGACGAGCTGTCGCGGCAGGCCGGGGCCCTGGGCGTACCAGCCGACTACGGCGATCGACACGGCTTGCGCGTCGTCGCCGAAGCGCGCGTGCTGCGTTTCATCGGCTACGACCTCTATGACCGTCCGCAGTGGCTGGCTCCGCGCGCGGCGCGCGCCTGGTTCGCGATGCGCCAGGCCGCCGCGGTGGCGATGGTTGAACTGCACGTGGTTTCCGCATTCCGCTCGGTGGACTACCAGTTCGGGCTGCTGCAGCGGAAACTCGACCGCGGCCAGTCGATGGACGACATCCTGGCCGTCAGCGCCGCGCCCGGCTACAGCGAGCACCACACCGGCCGCGCGCTGGATCTCACCACGCCGGGCTTTGCAGTGCTGGAGGAGGAATTCGAGCACTCGCCCGCCTTCGCCTGGCTGCAGCGGCATGCGCCGGGCTACGGATTTCACCTGTCATTCCCGCGCGACAATCCGCACGGCATCGCCTACGAACCCTGGCACTGGTGCTGGCGCCCGCTACGTCGTGGATAG
- a CDS encoding DUF2007 domain-containing protein — MRQIYTSLRHENIDRVVALLTEHGIETSVTNRSSYKGSDWKRFSYSQRPDHSTWPQVWVVNSNDQTRARELLREAGIEPPTRYSEELAAERNVPLTGPARHRAVASRMRIGALALVAVASILLGVRSCSVGKQAEPPKPQVIPVVTH; from the coding sequence ATGAGACAGATCTACACCTCCCTGCGCCACGAAAACATCGACCGGGTCGTCGCCCTGCTGACCGAGCACGGCATTGAAACCAGCGTCACCAATCGCAGCTCCTACAAGGGCAGCGACTGGAAACGCTTCAGTTACAGCCAGCGTCCCGACCATTCCACCTGGCCGCAGGTGTGGGTGGTCAATTCCAACGACCAGACGCGCGCCCGCGAGCTGCTGCGCGAGGCTGGCATCGAACCGCCGACGCGCTACTCGGAAGAGCTTGCTGCCGAACGAAACGTGCCGCTGACCGGCCCGGCCCGCCACCGGGCGGTTGCCAGCCGTATGCGGATCGGGGCACTGGCCCTGGTCGCCGTTGCGTCCATTCTTCTAGGCGTGCGCAGCTGCAGCGTCGGCAAGCAGGCCGAACCACCCAAGCCCCAGGTCATTCCGGTCGTCACCCATTGA
- the purT gene encoding formate-dependent phosphoribosylglycinamide formyltransferase — translation MKPFGTPRTTGAVRLMLLGSGELGKEVAIEAQRLAIEVIAVDRYANAPAMQVAHRSHVINMLDGVQLRALIAQEKPDLVVPEIEAIHTPTLVELEKEGLRVIPTARAAWLTMDREGIRRLAAETLGLPTSPYRFCDTVEEFHAAVTALGTPCVVKPVMSSSGKGQSVVKSAADAQAAWDYAQSGGRAGQGRVIVEGFIAFDYEITLLTVRHRDGTSFCDPIGHLQIDGDYRESWQPQPMSNVALERAQVIARSVTENLGGWGVFGVELFVKGDEVIFSEVSPRPHDTGLVTLISQDLPQFSLHARAILGLPIPTIRQWGPSASCAVLTEGDGDQPVYHGVADALAEPDTQVRLFGKPEVRGKRRMAVTLARDVDIASARAKARRAAAKIRVEV, via the coding sequence ATGAAACCTTTCGGTACGCCGCGGACGACCGGCGCGGTCCGCCTCATGCTCCTGGGCTCGGGAGAACTGGGCAAGGAAGTCGCCATCGAGGCGCAGCGCCTTGCCATCGAGGTGATCGCGGTCGACCGCTATGCCAATGCCCCGGCCATGCAGGTGGCGCACCGCAGCCACGTGATCAACATGCTCGACGGCGTCCAGCTGCGCGCGCTTATCGCGCAGGAAAAGCCCGATCTCGTGGTGCCGGAGATCGAGGCCATCCACACTCCGACGCTGGTCGAGCTGGAAAAGGAAGGCCTGCGCGTCATCCCTACTGCACGCGCCGCCTGGTTGACCATGGACCGCGAAGGCATCCGGCGGCTGGCCGCGGAAACCCTGGGACTGCCGACCTCGCCCTATCGGTTCTGCGACACCGTGGAGGAATTCCACGCGGCCGTGACCGCGCTGGGTACGCCATGCGTGGTCAAGCCGGTCATGAGTTCTTCCGGCAAGGGGCAGAGCGTGGTGAAATCCGCAGCCGACGCGCAGGCCGCCTGGGACTATGCCCAGAGCGGTGGCCGCGCCGGCCAGGGGCGGGTGATCGTCGAAGGCTTCATCGCATTCGACTACGAGATCACCCTGCTGACGGTGCGCCATCGGGACGGCACGTCTTTCTGTGATCCGATCGGTCACCTGCAGATCGACGGGGACTATCGCGAATCGTGGCAGCCGCAGCCGATGTCGAACGTCGCGCTGGAGCGCGCCCAGGTCATCGCGCGTTCCGTCACCGAGAACCTCGGCGGCTGGGGGGTGTTTGGCGTCGAACTGTTTGTGAAGGGCGATGAGGTGATCTTCTCCGAAGTCAGTCCGCGGCCGCACGATACGGGCCTGGTGACGTTGATCTCGCAGGATCTGCCGCAGTTCTCGCTGCATGCGCGGGCCATTCTCGGCCTGCCGATTCCGACGATCCGCCAATGGGGGCCGTCTGCTTCCTGCGCCGTGCTGACCGAGGGGGATGGCGACCAGCCGGTGTACCACGGCGTGGCGGATGCGCTGGCGGAGCCGGATACGCAGGTGCGTCTGTTCGGCAAGCCCGAAGTGCGCGGCAAGCGGCGCATGGCAGTGACCCTGGCGCGGGATGTCGATATCGCGTCCGCTCGTGCGAAGGCGCGTCGTGCGGCGGCGAAAATCCGCGTGGAGGTGTAA
- a CDS encoding NAD(P)/FAD-dependent oxidoreductase, which yields MTDVHAQPVWSADTAVALPGLPGPLRCDACVIGLGGSGLSAVRALCEAGVDTIGIDAVGVASGAAGGNGGFLLAGQAEFYHDAVARFGRQRALALYRLTVEGLRQLYAAGVPGVRQTGSLRLAADAAERADCTRQLDAMYRDGLAAQLYEGPEGVGVLVPEDGAFDPAERWNHLAALVQRRGARLYGRTPALSVETGRVVTPAGVIVADRILIAVDGGLEHLLTRLAGEVRSVRLQMLATAPAADVVLQRPVYYRDGLDYWQQLPDGRVALGGARDIGGDAEWTETTGTSAPVQAHLERLLRTKIGTQATITHRWSARVAFSRTGLPLFGRVQPGVFVTGAYCGTGNVLGALCGEALVQLALGRPSALASLLCHSDGSPMTA from the coding sequence ATGACGGACGTTCACGCGCAGCCTGTCTGGTCGGCCGACACGGCCGTGGCCCTGCCGGGGCTTCCTGGTCCGCTGCGATGCGATGCCTGCGTTATCGGGCTGGGCGGCAGTGGCCTTTCCGCGGTGCGGGCGTTGTGCGAGGCCGGCGTCGACACGATCGGCATCGACGCCGTCGGCGTTGCCTCGGGCGCGGCGGGTGGAAATGGCGGTTTCCTGCTCGCCGGCCAGGCCGAGTTCTACCACGACGCCGTCGCCCGCTTCGGCCGTCAGCGGGCTCTCGCCCTTTACCGTCTGACGGTGGAAGGATTGCGCCAGCTCTATGCGGCGGGTGTGCCCGGTGTTCGCCAGACCGGCTCCCTGCGCCTCGCCGCTGACGCGGCCGAACGGGCTGACTGCACGCGGCAGCTCGACGCCATGTACCGCGACGGCCTGGCCGCCCAGCTCTACGAGGGACCGGAAGGCGTCGGCGTGCTCGTTCCCGAAGACGGCGCGTTCGACCCGGCGGAGCGCTGGAACCATCTGGCTGCGCTCGTGCAGCGACGCGGCGCACGCCTCTACGGCCGCACGCCGGCCCTGTCAGTGGAAACCGGGCGGGTGGTGACACCCGCTGGCGTGATCGTGGCCGATCGCATCCTGATTGCGGTCGACGGGGGCCTGGAACACCTGCTGACGCGCCTGGCAGGTGAAGTCCGCTCCGTGCGATTGCAGATGCTGGCTACCGCACCGGCTGCGGACGTGGTGTTGCAGCGGCCCGTCTACTACCGGGATGGCCTGGACTACTGGCAACAGCTGCCGGACGGCCGCGTTGCACTCGGCGGCGCGCGTGACATCGGCGGCGACGCCGAATGGACTGAAACGACCGGCACGTCGGCGCCGGTCCAGGCGCACCTGGAACGCCTGCTGCGCACGAAAATCGGCACTCAGGCGACGATCACGCACCGCTGGTCGGCACGGGTTGCCTTTTCGCGCACCGGCCTGCCGCTGTTCGGACGTGTGCAGCCGGGAGTGTTTGTTACGGGCGCCTACTGCGGCACCGGCAACGTGCTCGGTGCGCTCTGTGGCGAAGCCCTGGTGCAACTGGCTCTGGGCCGACCTTCGGCCCTGGCTTCACTGCTGTGCCATTCGGACGGTTCACCGATGACGGCATGA
- a CDS encoding SPFH domain-containing protein, which yields MNEKQAWSVSGLPTLFAFIAAYVAVVAAFIYGASQQSPPFIIGAMFTTVMLTLLTKGFFQVQPNQGKVMQLFGRYAGTVRDEGLRWTNPFYSKRDVSLRVRNFESSKLKVNDSEGNPIEIGAVVVWQVVDTAEAVFRVDDYEDFVQIQSEAALRQMATSYPYDSHDTGEPALLSHPKVVNQHLRDEIQERLGRAGVDVIEARITHLAYAQEIAQAMLQRQQAGAIIAARTRIVEGAVSMVEMALQQLHGRGVVTLDEERKAAMVSNLLVVLCGERAIQPVVNAGTLHH from the coding sequence ATGAACGAGAAGCAAGCCTGGTCCGTATCCGGCCTCCCCACCCTGTTCGCATTCATTGCAGCCTACGTCGCCGTCGTGGCCGCCTTCATCTACGGCGCAAGCCAGCAGTCACCCCCGTTCATCATCGGCGCCATGTTCACCACGGTCATGCTCACCCTCCTGACCAAGGGCTTTTTCCAGGTCCAGCCGAACCAGGGCAAGGTGATGCAGCTGTTCGGGCGCTACGCCGGAACAGTGCGCGACGAGGGCCTGCGCTGGACCAACCCCTTCTACAGCAAGCGCGACGTCAGCCTGCGCGTGCGCAACTTTGAGTCGTCCAAGCTCAAGGTGAACGACAGCGAAGGCAACCCGATCGAGATCGGCGCCGTCGTGGTGTGGCAGGTGGTCGATACGGCCGAGGCGGTGTTCCGCGTCGACGACTACGAGGATTTCGTGCAGATCCAGTCCGAAGCCGCCCTGCGGCAGATGGCGACAAGCTATCCCTACGATTCGCACGACACCGGCGAACCGGCGCTGCTGTCGCATCCCAAGGTCGTCAACCAGCACCTGCGGGATGAAATCCAGGAACGGCTGGGCCGGGCGGGCGTGGACGTGATCGAAGCACGTATCACCCACCTGGCCTACGCGCAGGAAATTGCACAGGCCATGTTGCAGCGCCAGCAGGCCGGCGCCATCATCGCGGCCCGCACGCGCATCGTCGAGGGCGCTGTAAGCATGGTCGAGATGGCCCTGCAACAGCTGCACGGCCGCGGCGTCGTCACGCTCGATGAGGAACGCAAGGCAGCGATGGTGTCCAACCTGCTCGTCGTGCTCTGCGGCGAGCGCGCCATCCAGCCGGTGGTCAACGCCGGCACCCTGCACCACTGA
- a CDS encoding transglutaminase-like domain-containing protein codes for MRRILANALLPVSLLCAALFCGTNAAAAPVEETWMSVTLDGRKIGHMLNRREERGGHVVTTQTLDVRIDRGGIGIGMVTSEVSEETADGKPLSFRSHSKLSGTETTLTGTLDGETLSIETSVGGATQRKTLAWPKGALLSEGLRLAAIKQGLKPGTRYDLVAFQPSSLDAFPVTTDIKKTEVVDLPGGRRNLVRVEQQVLVPGMPLQSGAWVDEKYNVHKLTMQLLGFKLEMLACDQACAQAPNQPADMLKYAILQAPRALGTDDLNGSLRYTLVPRDPAKPFTLPPTSEQTIRQSDKSIQVSVAPRPVADGEAPVAADRLANAWLQSDAPEIAQLAKDAAANAKTDAEKMSLMEGFVRSYIKDKNLSVGYASALETLKTREGDCTEHALLLAAMGRALQIPTRVVDGLAYTGQFGNAERVFVPHAWVQAWVDGQWRSYDAALNGFDSGHIALGVGDGDPWRFYAGIGTLGNITLKSVENVKAP; via the coding sequence ATGCGCCGCATCCTCGCCAATGCCCTGCTCCCTGTGTCCCTCCTGTGCGCCGCACTGTTTTGCGGCACGAACGCCGCGGCGGCGCCGGTCGAAGAGACCTGGATGAGCGTCACGCTCGATGGACGCAAGATCGGCCACATGCTCAACCGGCGCGAAGAACGCGGCGGGCATGTCGTCACCACCCAGACGCTGGATGTCCGTATTGACCGCGGCGGCATCGGCATCGGCATGGTCACCAGCGAAGTCAGCGAGGAAACGGCCGACGGCAAGCCGCTGTCGTTCCGCTCCCATTCCAAGTTGTCGGGAACCGAGACCACCCTCACCGGCACTCTCGACGGGGAAACGCTGTCGATCGAAACCAGCGTCGGCGGCGCCACCCAGCGCAAGACGCTGGCCTGGCCGAAGGGGGCGCTGCTGTCGGAAGGCCTGCGCCTGGCCGCCATCAAGCAAGGTCTGAAGCCCGGCACACGCTATGACCTGGTTGCGTTCCAGCCATCCAGCCTCGACGCCTTCCCCGTCACGACGGACATCAAGAAAACCGAGGTCGTTGACCTGCCCGGCGGCCGCCGCAATCTGGTGCGCGTGGAACAGCAGGTGCTCGTGCCCGGCATGCCGCTGCAGAGTGGCGCCTGGGTCGACGAGAAATACAATGTCCACAAACTGACGATGCAGCTGCTCGGTTTCAAGCTGGAGATGCTGGCCTGCGACCAGGCCTGCGCCCAGGCACCCAACCAGCCGGCCGACATGCTCAAGTACGCCATCCTGCAGGCGCCCCGCGCGCTGGGCACCGATGACCTCAACGGCAGCCTGCGCTACACGCTGGTGCCGCGGGATCCGGCCAAGCCGTTCACCCTGCCGCCGACCAGCGAGCAGACGATCCGGCAATCCGACAAGTCGATCCAGGTGAGCGTCGCGCCACGCCCCGTCGCCGATGGCGAGGCGCCCGTTGCTGCTGACCGGCTGGCCAATGCCTGGCTGCAGTCGGATGCGCCGGAAATCGCGCAGCTGGCGAAAGACGCGGCGGCAAACGCCAAAACCGATGCAGAAAAGATGAGCCTGATGGAAGGCTTCGTGCGCAGTTACATCAAGGACAAGAATCTCAGCGTCGGCTACGCCTCGGCCCTGGAAACGCTCAAGACCCGCGAGGGCGATTGCACCGAGCACGCGCTGCTGCTGGCAGCGATGGGTCGCGCCCTGCAGATTCCCACGCGCGTGGTGGACGGTCTCGCCTACACCGGCCAGTTCGGCAATGCCGAACGGGTGTTCGTGCCGCACGCCTGGGTGCAGGCCTGGGTGGACGGTCAATGGCGCAGCTACGATGCGGCGCTCAATGGTTTCGACAGTGGCCACATCGCGCTGGGGGTCGGCGACGGCGATCCCTGGCGCTTCTACGCGGGTATCGGCACGCTGGGGAATATCACGTTGAAGTCTGTCGAGAACGTCAAGGCGCCCTGA
- a CDS encoding Arc family DNA binding domain-containing protein, whose amino-acid sequence MSEKKAYPLRINAIVLDAMQRWADDELRSLNAQIEYVLRDALRRQGRLKADPPPEPPVE is encoded by the coding sequence GTGAGCGAGAAAAAAGCCTACCCGCTGCGCATCAACGCGATCGTCCTGGACGCCATGCAGCGCTGGGCGGATGACGAACTGCGCTCGCTCAACGCGCAGATCGAATATGTGCTGCGCGACGCGTTGCGCCGGCAGGGACGCCTGAAGGCCGACCCACCACCCGAGCCACCGGTGGAATAA
- a CDS encoding DUF502 domain-containing protein, whose product MRTLHIQRYLITGLLTVVPLWITFLVFRFIASLLAQFGAPLIGAAFHALSTVFPGAAALFAEQWLISAIGFAATLLALYLIGWISNRVFGQRILAGLDALMERIPLVQSVYSGTKKLMAMLQNKPNGTQRVVLIDFPSPELKTIGFVTRVFADASGREMASVYVPTTPNPTGGYLEIVPVDKLTATDWSVDQAMAFVLSVGAVAPDAPFPATSPVPPRGE is encoded by the coding sequence ATGCGCACTCTTCACATCCAGCGGTACCTGATCACGGGGCTTCTCACGGTCGTCCCGTTGTGGATCACCTTCCTGGTCTTCCGCTTCATCGCCTCGCTGCTGGCACAGTTCGGCGCGCCGCTGATTGGCGCGGCTTTCCACGCCCTATCCACGGTTTTTCCGGGCGCAGCCGCCTTGTTCGCGGAACAGTGGCTGATCTCGGCGATCGGATTCGCGGCGACGCTGCTGGCGCTGTACCTCATCGGCTGGATCTCCAACCGCGTGTTCGGCCAGCGCATCCTGGCCGGGCTTGATGCGCTGATGGAACGCATTCCACTGGTGCAGTCGGTCTACAGCGGCACCAAGAAACTGATGGCGATGCTGCAGAACAAGCCCAACGGAACCCAGCGTGTGGTGCTGATCGATTTTCCGTCCCCGGAACTCAAGACGATCGGCTTCGTCACGCGTGTGTTCGCCGATGCCAGCGGCCGCGAGATGGCGTCCGTGTATGTGCCGACGACCCCCAATCCGACCGGCGGCTACCTGGAAATCGTGCCGGTCGACAAGCTGACAGCGACCGACTGGAGCGTGGACCAGGCCATGGCCTTCGTGCTGTCCGTCGGTGCCGTCGCGCCCGATGCACCGTTTCCGGCCACCTCGCCCGTGCCGCCTCGCGGCGAGTGA